Proteins from a single region of Amblyomma americanum isolate KBUSLIRL-KWMA chromosome 10, ASM5285725v1, whole genome shotgun sequence:
- the LOC144106529 gene encoding LOW QUALITY PROTEIN: uncharacterized protein LOC144106529 (The sequence of the model RefSeq protein was modified relative to this genomic sequence to represent the inferred CDS: inserted 3 bases in 2 codons) encodes MGKKKKNSTFLFNVYSSPLHKKQKFKTLLHIASTVAGNHRLVVCGDFNAAHPAWGYNKQLAKGHDLFQDTIDLGFTLITDPTDPTRIGNSVSRDTTPDLTFVKNDEKGSISWHITGCELGSDHYIVEVIIPEEIKASQDTRKHNFTDWDAFRSLLPTGVEEIENIAEWSVHIAGKIKEATKVIETDEKVDKVDSRLAHLIAAKHSILNRWKKQRLHRRLRKKVAELNRAIEAHCRVLCTQQWNEICSAADGQMHCGRTWNLLRHLHDETKTKSHQRDRLAKIIYRSVKEYGEPEVIRRIDSKYLHITPTGSHPEYSGQANEKLDHDISVEEVRAALHQLNSRSAVGPDNISNRALKNLSDVAIQNPTGYYNKCWRAGSLPQQWKTAKTILIPKPGRPPNTDNLRPISLTSCVGKVLEHVLMCRWQDYLEESGLYPTTIIGFRRSLSTQGAMILLKNDIIDADTRTKENKAILGLDLQSAFEKVKHXAILAQVSTLNMGTRTYIYIRNFLTGRTTELYAGDLRLQPKRLGSVGTPQGTVISPLLFNLVMIGVAKRLSRVEGVRHXYADDITLWVPGGSDGHIETTLQEAVDAIEDQLNGSGLICSPAKSELLVLPPKYVRRNKSEPRDYEAIKIVTRNNQVIPEVDKIRVLGMIIDKRRGNGETISRLTAKITNAIRLIRRVANRKAGMKEESLIRLVHSFVVSHVTYVAALHNWMQCEKNKINGLIRRAYKAALGLFECTDTDLLKLGVHNTLEELAEAQQTAQLERLSMTEAGRRILHYLGFTPRLKKATCDVPVPDGTRCRNRVDLIPINMNPEFNKERRAARAKFLIDFHAKDAHARFVDAAEYQGDHTAFVATVIDASSGATKAAASLRVPEACQAEEVAIALAIADPGCQTVLCDSRSAVRNYAKGKVCGEAVRVLCSTDLQREERYVRLRWFPAHAGNDASEKHANHNETAHAVARALTNRAAATDRPTWCSAKDHMTTFNELTQFYRLARRTFPPPHPGLSRAEAVLFRQLQTGSLPTPVLMTHLYPNLYDSDVCRVCQRERATLTHILWDCTKFPDEASKSITIPPRLAAAAECSDRDVQTWAVQQVSAALERQRPQILR; translated from the exons atgggcaagaaaaaaaagaacagcacttTTCTGTTCAACGTCTACAGCAGCCCTTTACACAAGAAACAGAAATTCAAGACGCTCCTTCACATAGCAAGCACCGTGGCGGGGAATCACAGGCTCGTCGTCTGCGGGGACTTCAACGCGGCGCACCCGGCATGGGGATATAACAAGCAATTGGCCAAGGGGCACGACCTGTTCCAAGACACAATAGACCTGGGCTTCACCCTCATCACAGACCCGACTGATCCTACGAGGATTGGGAACTCTGTGTCCAGAGACACGACGCCGGACCTCACGTTTGTGAAGAACGACGAGAAGGGCAGTATCTCCTGGCACATAACGGGGTGTgagctcggtagcgaccactacatcgtagaGGTCATCATACCAGAGGAGATCAAGGCCTCGCAGGACACCAGAAAACATAATTTTACGGATTGGGATGCCTTCCGTAGCCTATTACCAACGGGGGTGGAGGAAATCGAGAACATAGCAGAATGGTCAGTTCATATCGCCGGGAAGATCAAGGAGGCGACCAAGGTTATAGAAACGGATGAAAAGGTTGACAAGGTtgacagccgcctggcgcattTAATCGCGGCAAAGCACTCTATCCTAAATAGATGGAAGAAGCAACGACTCCACCGGCGCCTCAGGAAGAAGGTGGCGGAGCTGAATCGCGCCATCGAAGCCCATTGTCGGGTGCTCTGCACGCAACAGTGGAACGAAATCTGTAGCGCCGCAGACGGCCAAATGCATTGCGGTAGGACCTGGAACTTATTGCGGCATCTGCACGACGAGACTAAAACAAAATCCCACCAACGCGACCGCCTCGCAAAGATCATTTACAGATCAGTCAAAGAATACGGGGAACCCGAAGTAATCAGACGTATAGACAGCAAGTATCTCCACATTACACCCACGGGTAGCCATCCCGAGTACAGCGGTCAAGCTAACGAGAAGCTGGACCACGACATCAGCGTCGAGGAGGTTCGAGCGGCCCTGCACCAACTAAACAGCAGGTCAGCGGTCGGCCCAGATAATATCTCGAACAGAGCACTCAAGAACCTCAGCGATGTGGCGATCCAGAACCCCACCGGTTATTACAATAAGTGCTGGAGGGCGGGGTCACTGCCCCAGCAGTGGAAGACTGCCAAAACAATCCTTATTCCCAAACCAGGCAGGCCAccgaacacggacaacctccggcccatctcgctcacgtcctgcgtgggcaaaGTGTTGGAGCACGTCCTCATGTGTAGGTGGCAGGATTACCTGGAGGAGTCGGGACTTTATCCCACTACGATCATCGGGTTTCGCCGTTCCCTCAGCACCCAAGGTGCGATGATTCTCTTGAAAAACGATATCATTGACGCTGATACCCGAACGAAAGAAAACAAGGCTATCTTAGGGCTGGACCTGCAGAGCGCCTTCGAAAAAGTGAAACA TGCGATCCTAGCCCAGGTGTCCACACTCAACATGGGCACAAGAACGTACATTTACATCAGAAACTTTCTGACGGGGCGGACTACCGAGCTCTACGCCGGAGATCTACGGCTCCAACCGAAAAGGCTCGGCAGTGTCGGGACCCCCCAGGGCACGGTCATCTCCCCGTTGTTATTCAACCTCGTCATGATCGGGGTGGCCAAGCGACTCTCTCGAGTTGAGGGGGTACGGC actatgccgatgacatcacgctgTGGGTTCCGGGAGGCAGCGATGGTCACATTGAGACTACCCTGCAAGAAGCCGTCGACGCGATTGAAGACCAGCTAAACGGATCCGGATTGATCTGCTCACCGGCCAAGTCAGAACTCCTGGTGTTACCACCAAAGTACGTCAGACGTAACAAAAGCGAACCGAGGGATTACGAGGCCATCAAGATCGTCACGAGGAACAATCAAGTGATCCCTGAGGTCGATAAAATCCGggtgcttggcatgattatagacaAGCGACGGGGCAACGGCGAGACCATTTCCCGTCTTACAGCCAAGATTACCAACGCAATACGCCTCATCCGACGAGTCGCCAACCGCAAGGCCggtatgaaagaagaaagtttgatTCGGCTTGTGCACTCCTTCGTAGTTAGCCACGTCACCTACGTTGCAGCCTTGCACAACTGGATGCAGTGTGAAAAGAATAAGATCAACGGCCTCATACGCCGAGCTTACAAGGCGGCGCTCGGCCTTTTCGAGTGTACGGACAccgat CTCCTGAAACTCGGGGTCCACAATACCCTTGAGGAACTTGCGGAAGCGCAACAGACTGCCCAGCTGGAGCGGCTCTCTATGACCGAGGCCGGTAGGCGTATACTTCATTACTTGGGCTTCACGCCCAGGTTGAAAAAGGCCACCTGTGACGTTCCTGTTCCTGACGGGACCCGATGCCGGAATCGGGTAGACCTCATCCCGATAAACATgaaccctgagtttaataaggagcgaagagcggcgagggccaaattcctcatcgactttcatgccaaggatgcgcacgccaggttcgtggatgcggctgaataccagggagaccacacggcgttcgtagctactgtcatcgatgcgtcatcaggcgccacgaaggcagcggcaagcttacgggtcccagaggcatgtcaggcggaggaggtagccattgccttggccattgccgaccccggatgccaaacggtgctgtgtgattcccgaagtgcagtgcggaattatgccaagggcaaagtgtgcggtgaggctgtgcgcgttctgtgctcgactgacctacaacgggaagagaggtatgtcagactcaggtggttcccggcgcatgcgggcaacgatgcgtcggagaagcacgctaaccacaacgagacggcacatgcagtggcgcgagcgctaaccaaccgcgccgctgcaaccgaccgtccaacgtggtgtagtgccaaagaccacatgacaacattcaatgaacttacgcagttttaccgcctcgctcgaaggactttcccacccccacacccgggactgagccgagcggaggcggtgctgtttagacaactacaaactggttctttaccaaccccggtgttaatgactcatctatacccaaacttatatgatagtgatgtgtgtcgcgtgtgccagcgggagagggcaactctgacgcacatcctatgggactgcacaaaattccccgacgaggcttctaaaagcataacgattccgccgcgactcgcggctgcggcggaatgctctgaccgtgacgtgcaaacctgggccgtccagcaggtctcggcggctcttgagcgacaaaggcctcagatcctccgctga